In a genomic window of Muntiacus reevesi chromosome 1, mMunRee1.1, whole genome shotgun sequence:
- the TWIST2 gene encoding twist-related protein 2 codes for MEEGSSSPVSPVDSLGTSEEELERQPKRFGRKRRYSKKSSEDGSPTPGKRGKKGSPSAQSFEELQSQRILANVRERQRTQSLNEAFAALRKIIPTLPSDKLSKIQTLKLAARYIDFLYQVLQSDEMDNKMTSCSYVAHERLSYAFSVWRMEGAWSMSASH; via the coding sequence ATGGAGGAGGGCTCCAGCTCGCCCGTGTCCCCCGTGGACAGCCTGGGCACCAGCGAGGAGGAGCTCGAGCGGCAGCCCAAGCGCTTCGGCCGGAAACGGCGCTACAGCAAGAAGTCGAGCGAAGATGGCAGCCCGACCCCCGGCAAGCGCGGCAAGAAGGGCAGCCCGAGCGCGCAGTCCTTCGAGGAGCTGCAGAGCCAGCGCATCCTGGCCAACGTGCGCGAGCGCCAGCGCACCCAGTCGCTCAACGAGGCCTTCGCCGCGCTGCGCAAGATCATCCCCACGCTGCCCTCGGACAAGCTCAGCAAGATCCAGACGCTCAAGCTGGCCGCCAGGTACATAGACTTCCTCTACCAGGTCCTGCAGAGCGACGAGATGGACAATAAGATGACCAGCTGCAGCTACGTGGCCCACGAGCGGCTCAGCTACGCCTTCTCCGTGTGGCGCATGGAGGGCGCGTGGTCCATGTCCGCCTCCCACTAG